Proteins encoded within one genomic window of Neoarius graeffei isolate fNeoGra1 chromosome 18, fNeoGra1.pri, whole genome shotgun sequence:
- the fgb gene encoding fibrinogen beta chain, translating to MKFLLFLSVCVCGALAQANTEYDTFDDEQTKPSVLDARGHRPQGRGSYTPVVAPPPVRGRERYGPRPTVQTEKQVQEEKEIPDSGGCKHVSETLGVLCPTGCELKTALVKHEQYVKPTVAQLKRDVQALSQTSNSVYRYVVDLTSEIRERQRISDGNDGLVNQYTNDLEGQHAFVKDTVDVTFPKNIKILQGVLDKLREKIQRLEKAVTVQKEKCTEPCVVSCPIPVPSGKDCEDIFRNGGDTSELYLVRPESSQSPYKVYCDQTTQNGGWLLIQNRLDGSVDFGRRWDDYKRGFGNIAFNVGKGYCGTPGEYWLGNDRISQLTKTGPTEVLFELQDWEGTKTYAQYQQFTVQGEASNYVLAVDKYSGTAGNTLLTGATELFGINRTMTIHNGVKFSTYDRDNDQWVPGDPSKQCAREDGGGWWYNACHSANPNGRYYWGGAYSKTVTKHGTDDGIVWLNWKGSWYSLKTISIKIRPYYAQR from the exons ATGAAGTTTCTCCTCTTCctcagtgtgtgcgtgtgtggcgcTCTGGCTCAGGCAAATACTGAATATGATACTTTTGACGATGAACAA ACCAAACCCAGTGTCCTAGATGCTCGAGGTCACAGGCCTCAAGGTCGTGGGAGCTACACACCTGTCGTTGCTCCACCTCCTGTTCGTGGGCGTGAACGTTACGGACCACGCCCCACTGTGCAAACAGAGAAACAGGTTCAGGAGGAGAAGGAAATTCCTGACAGTGGGGGATGCAAACACGTTTCAGAGACCCTG GGTGTACTCTGTCCTACAGGCTGTGAACTGAAAACAGCTTTAGTGAAGCACGAGCAATATGTTAAACCTACCGTGGCTCAACTCAAGAGAGATGTGCAAGCTCTGTCACAGACCTCCAACTCAGTCTACAGATACGTGGTAGATTTGACCTCAgagatcagagagagacagagaatctcTGATG GTAATGATGGCTTGGTTAATCAGTACACAAATGACCTGGAGGGCCAGCATGCATTTGTGAAAGACACAGTGGATGTCACATTTccaaaaaacattaaaatcctgCAGGGTGTCCTGGATAAACTGCGGGAGAAGATTCAGCGTCTGGAGAAGGCTGTGACTGTACAGAAGGAGAAATGTACTGAGCCATGTGTCGTGTCCTGCCCGATTCCAGTGCCGTCTGGAAAAGACTGTGAGGATATTTTCAGGAATGGAGGAGACACTTCAGAGCTGTATCTGGTGCGCCCAGAAAGCTCACAATCACCATACAAGGTCTACTGTGACCAGACAACCCAGAACGGAG gCTGGCTGCTTATTCAGAACCGGTTGGATGGGAGTGTCGACTTCGGCCGGCGATGGGATGATTACAAGAGAGGTTTTGGAAACATTGCATTCAACGTTGGGAAAGGTTACTGTGGAACTCCTG GTGAGTATTGGCTTGGTAATGACCGCATCAGTCAGCTCACTAAGACTGGCCCAACTGAGGTCCTGTTCGAGCTGCAGGACTGGGAAGGCACAAAGACATATGCTCAGTACCAGCAGTTCACCGTACAAGGTGAGGCCTCGAACTACGTCCTGGCTGTGGATAAATATTCCGGCACGGCAGGAAACACCTTACTCACTGGCGCAACAGAGCTGTTTGGTATAAACCGCACCATGACCATCCACAACGGCGTGAAGTTCAGCACCTATGACAGAGACAACGACCAATG GGTACCTGGTGACCCGTCTAAGCAGTGTGCACGAGAAGATGGCGGTGGATGGTGGTACAATGCCTGTCATTCAGCCAATCCGAACGGCCGATACTACTGGGGCGGGGCATACTCGAAAACTGTGACCAAACACGGAACAGATGATGGCATTGTGTGGCTGAACTGGAAGGGCTCATGGTACTCACTCAAGACCATCAGCATCAAGATCAGACCCTACTATGCTcagagataa